The sequence CGCCATTGCACCAAATGTTTGTGAATGGATATTGGGTACAAGATGGACAAAAATCCAGCCATTCACAGATATGATGGGGAATTGGGGCATGAGACACTCTCTATGGTACGATTGGATATTGGGTACAGGATGGACAACTGCCCAACAGGTGAgtacgttttttttaataaataacataTTTACACAAAGGAGTTCTCTGCCGTGTGCGATTTCTGGTGGGTGGCCAGTTGGTAGCTCCAGCAGAAGCTCTGCCCACATTCAATACAAATGTAAGGCTTTTCACCAGTATGGACGCGCTGGTGGCGGACGAGTTGGTAACTCCAGCTGAAATTTTTGCCGCACTGTGGGCAAGCATACGGCCTCTCTCCGGTATGGGTACGTTGATGTTTGTTGTAGTCGGAGTTGCGACTGAAGTTCTTGCCGCAAAGGGGGCACTGGAAAGGCTTCTCGTCGCTGTGCGTGACGCGGTGGCGGTCGCAGCCCACCTTGTCGATGAAACATTTGCCGCACTCGGGACAGGTGTAGGGCTTTTCGCCCGTGTGTATACGTTGGTGGGTCACCAGGACGGAGCGCTGGCTGAAGCTCTTGCCACAGGTGGCACATGTGTAAGGGCGCTCGCCGGTGTGAATGCGTTGATGCATCACCAGCTTGGAGCTCTCGCTAAAGCTCTTGCCGCACTGGTTACAGGTGTAGGGGCGCTCACCCGTGTGAGTCCTCTGGTGCGTGATAAGGTGTGAGCGCACGCTAAAGCTCTTGCCGCAGTCGCTGCAGGAATACGGCCGCTCGCCAGTGTGAGTGCGCTGGTGGATGACTAGCTTGGAACTCTCGCTGAAGCTCTTGCCGCACTCTATGCACGTGTACGGGCGCTCTCCGGTGTGAGTGCGCTGGTGGCGGACCAGCTGGGAACTCTCGCTGAAACGTTTGCCGCAGTCCAAGCAGGCGAAGGGTTTTTCACCAGTGTGAATCTTCTGGTGGCGGATGAGCAGAGAGCACGAGGTGAAACTTTTGCTGCAATCCATGCATGGGTAGGGACGCTCGCCGGTGTGGTTACGGTGATGCTGGATGAGCAGGGATTTTTGGCTGAACCATTTCCCGCACACTGTGCACAGGAAGGGCTTGGCTTTTGTGCCGGTTCCCTTCTGAGATCGGAACATTCGGCTAGTGGAAAATCGTGACCCGCAGGATGGTACAGGGCACTCCGGTCCTCCATTGTTGTTGGTTTCattcttctcccctgtgtgagtctTCAACTCACCAACTGAAAGGTCATTGTCGCGGGCCTCTATTTTGTACCCACTCAGCAGCTTGTTTGAGGAATGATTGGCACTTGCCTCATTATCCTGACCAGAAGCATCAAATTCATTCGCAACGTTCAGAGACATTTGTTCTGGAGAGCTGCTGCTTGGGTTGCGATGTGTTTTGGTCGGCTTTCTCCTACGCCTGGGGTAATCTGCTAAGCTCCGCTTGGTGTTATTCCTCTCCTGACACAGGGAGGGCGCCGTTCTTGGGGCTCCATCTATTCCTTTAGACtctgtggaataaaaaaaataaaaaacaagaattACCTTTAGCAGTAACATTAGCCTAGAATATAGTAACATTTAGCTAGAtacaggtagagttaggtcggagtatcagtagatacgccgacctaactctaaatctgcgccgacctaagtttaagtgtattctcaaacagagatacacttaaacctatctaagatacgacggcttgcgccgtcctatcttagggtgcaatatttaggctggccgctaggtggcgcttccattgcggtcggcgtagaatatgcaaatcactagatacgcctattcacgaacgtaggcctggccgacgcagtacatttatgccgtttccgtaacgctttatcaggcctaaagttattccatcaaatagatggaatagtaatgttaaagtatggccgccattcccgcttcgaaattcgaaaattttacgctgtttgcataagtcgtccgtgaatagggatttacgtcgtttacgtccacgtcgaaatcaataggcccgtgcggcggacttagccgcaatgcacactgggaaatgtaggcggacggcgcatgcgcagttaaaaaaaaacgtcaatcacgtcgggtcaagcctcattatcataaaacacgccccctca comes from Rana temporaria chromosome 2, aRanTem1.1, whole genome shotgun sequence and encodes:
- the LOC120928840 gene encoding zinc finger protein 501-like → MQDAEGPGDGPSNAPVCESKGIDGAPRTAPSLCQERNNTKRSLADYPRRRRKPTKTHRNPSSSSPEQMSLNVANEFDASGQDNEASANHSSNKLLSGYKIEARDNDLSVGELKTHTGEKNETNNNGGPECPVPSCGSRFSTSRMFRSQKGTGTKAKPFLCTVCGKWFSQKSLLIQHHRNHTGERPYPCMDCSKSFTSCSLLIRHQKIHTGEKPFACLDCGKRFSESSQLVRHQRTHTGERPYTCIECGKSFSESSKLVIHQRTHTGERPYSCSDCGKSFSVRSHLITHQRTHTGERPYTCNQCGKSFSESSKLVMHQRIHTGERPYTCATCGKSFSQRSVLVTHQRIHTGEKPYTCPECGKCFIDKVGCDRHRVTHSDEKPFQCPLCGKNFSRNSDYNKHQRTHTGERPYACPQCGKNFSWSYQLVRHQRVHTGEKPYICIECGQSFCWSYQLATHQKSHTAENSFV